In Oncorhynchus keta strain PuntledgeMale-10-30-2019 chromosome 19, Oket_V2, whole genome shotgun sequence, a single genomic region encodes these proteins:
- the LOC127909652 gene encoding RNA-binding protein 25-like has translation DRARQSESETESESESETESEKRDRERDRERERERERDRERERDRERDRERDRERERDRERDRERERDRERERDRERDRERERDRERERDRERERDRERDREERDRERERDRERDRERDRERDRERDRERERDRERDRERERDRERERDREQRERARERERDRETESETERERDRDRERERDRERERDRERERDRERERDRERESETESETERERDRERDRERDRERDREERDRERERDRDRDRERARQRERARQRQRERARQRERARQRERARQRERERDRERDRERDRERDRERDRERERDRERDRERERDRERERDRERARERESETERERDRERARQRESETERERDRERARQRESETERESETETETRLA, from the exons gacagagcgagacagagcgagagcgagacagagagcgagagcgagagcgagacagagagcgaga agcgagacagagagcgagacagagagcgagagcgagagcgagagcgagacagagagcgagagcgagacagagagcgagacagagagcgagacagagagcgagagcgagacagagagcgagacagagagcgagagcgagacagagagcgagagcgagacagagagcgagacagagagcgagagcgagacagagagcgagagcgagacagagagcgagagcgagacagagagcgagacagaga agagcgagacagagagcgagagcgagacagagagcgagacagagagcgagacagagagcgagacagagagcgagacagagagcgagagcgagacagagagcgagacagagagcgagagcgagacagagagcgagagcgagacagaga acagagagagcgagccagagagcgagagcgagacagagagacagagagcgagacagagagagagcgagacagagacagagagagagagcgagacagagagagagagcgagacagagagagagagcgagacagagagagagagcgagacagagagagagagagcgagacagagagcgagacagagagagagcgagacagagagcgagacagagagcgagacagagagcgagacagaga agagcgagacagagagcgagagcgagacagagacagagacagagagagagcgagacagagagagagagcgagacagagacagagagagagagcgagacagagagagagagcgagacagagagagagagcgagacagagagagagagagcgagacagagagcgagacagagagcgagacagagagcgagacagagagcgagacagagagcgagagcgagacagagagcgagacagagagagagagcgagacagagagagagagcgagacagagagagagcgagagagagagagagcgagacagagagagagcgagacagagagagagcgagacagagagagagcgagacagagagagagcgagacagagagagagcgagacagagagagagcgagacagagagagagagcgagacagagacagaga CACGACTGGCCTAA